The following proteins are co-located in the Streptomyces sp. DT2A-34 genome:
- a CDS encoding ATP-binding protein, whose amino-acid sequence MKPDMGNPLAREVIGVIDSEGGCAEWTFPAEAGAVRAARAAVRGRLRDWGLDSLADITALLVSELVTNSLRHATGPIGVRLVRPVGLGGVLLVEVSDPLPDPPLERVAAPEDESGRGLQLVAHSSRRWGTRPGRNTGKTVWFELAVPSVPE is encoded by the coding sequence ATGAAACCGGACATGGGGAATCCGCTGGCCCGGGAAGTGATCGGCGTGATCGACTCCGAAGGCGGCTGCGCCGAGTGGACCTTTCCCGCGGAGGCAGGTGCCGTGCGTGCCGCTCGTGCCGCCGTTCGCGGCCGGCTGCGCGACTGGGGCCTGGACAGCCTCGCCGACATCACGGCGCTCCTGGTCAGTGAGCTGGTGACCAACTCCCTGCGGCACGCGACGGGCCCCATCGGCGTACGCCTGGTACGCCCCGTCGGTCTCGGCGGCGTCCTCCTGGTCGAGGTCTCCGACCCGCTCCCCGACCCACCCCTCGAACGCGTCGCCGCCCCCGAGGACGAGAGCGGCCGCGGACTCCAACTCGTGGCGCACTCCTCGCGCCGTTGGGGAACCCGACCGGGGCGGAACACGGGCAAGACGGTGTGGTTCGAGCTCGCGGTGCCGTCGGTGCCGGAGTGA
- a CDS encoding SPOR domain-containing protein, with the protein MNDSTITLPWLVVRQDDNGNRYRVGRYATRAEAQKIADSLDSRGHKQLYWVERLAQNGDSADR; encoded by the coding sequence ATGAACGACAGCACGATCACTCTTCCCTGGCTCGTCGTTCGACAGGACGACAACGGCAATCGCTATCGCGTGGGCCGGTACGCGACACGGGCCGAGGCCCAGAAGATCGCGGACAGCCTCGATAGCCGTGGGCACAAGCAGCTGTACTGGGTCGAGCGGCTCGCGCAGAACGGGGACAGCGCCGACCGCTGA
- a CDS encoding (deoxy)nucleoside triphosphate pyrophosphohydrolase: MTERIVVGAALLEGGRLLAARRSAPEELAGRWELPGGKVEPGETPEAALVRELREELGVDAEVVERVPGQWPLRSPYVLQVWVARLLPGGDEPKPLQDHDALRWLAPGELWDVDWLDQDVPAVREVAGRLGVWGV; the protein is encoded by the coding sequence ATGACGGAACGGATCGTGGTCGGCGCCGCACTGTTGGAGGGGGGCCGCCTGCTCGCGGCCCGGCGCAGCGCGCCCGAGGAGCTGGCCGGGCGCTGGGAGCTGCCCGGCGGGAAGGTCGAACCCGGCGAGACGCCCGAGGCGGCGCTCGTGCGGGAGCTGCGTGAGGAACTCGGCGTGGACGCCGAGGTGGTCGAGCGGGTGCCGGGGCAGTGGCCCCTGAGGTCGCCGTACGTCCTACAGGTGTGGGTGGCCCGCCTCCTCCCCGGCGGTGACGAGCCCAAGCCCCTCCAGGACCACGACGCGCTGCGCTGGCTGGCGCCCGGAGAACTCTGGGACGTGGACTGGCTGGACCAGGACGTGCCGGCGGTCCGGGAGGTGGCCGGCCGGCTGGGGGTGTGGGGCGTCTGA
- a CDS encoding GntR family transcriptional regulator — protein sequence MTFGEQPAYLRVAGDLRKKIVDGSLPPHTRLPSQARIREEYGVSDTVALEARKVLMAEGLVEGRSGSGTYVRERPVPRRISRSGFRPPSGATPFRQEQADGETRGTWESSSEQAEASGAIAERLGIRPGDRVMCTRYVFRDAGEPMMLSTSWEPLAVTGRTPVMLPEEGPLGGMGVVERMAAIDVVVDNVTEEVGARPGLAEELLALGGVPGHVVLVVQRTYYASGRPVETADVVIPADRYRVAYHLPVK from the coding sequence GTGACTTTCGGTGAGCAGCCGGCGTACCTGCGCGTCGCGGGTGATCTCCGCAAGAAGATCGTCGACGGTTCGCTGCCACCGCACACCCGCCTCCCCTCCCAGGCCAGGATCCGCGAGGAGTACGGCGTCTCGGACACCGTCGCGCTGGAGGCGCGCAAGGTGCTGATGGCCGAGGGGCTGGTCGAGGGCCGCTCCGGCTCCGGGACGTACGTCCGTGAGCGGCCCGTGCCGCGCCGGATCTCCCGCTCCGGCTTCCGCCCGCCGAGCGGTGCCACCCCCTTCCGCCAGGAGCAGGCCGACGGCGAGACGCGCGGCACCTGGGAGTCCAGCAGCGAGCAGGCCGAGGCGAGCGGCGCCATCGCCGAGCGGCTCGGCATCCGGCCCGGCGACCGCGTCATGTGCACGAGGTACGTCTTCCGGGACGCGGGCGAGCCGATGATGCTCTCCACGTCCTGGGAGCCTCTCGCCGTCACCGGCCGTACGCCCGTGATGCTGCCCGAGGAGGGCCCGCTCGGCGGCATGGGCGTCGTCGAGCGCATGGCGGCCATCGACGTCGTCGTGGACAACGTCACGGAGGAGGTGGGCGCACGCCCCGGCCTGGCGGAGGAACTGCTGGCGCTGGGCGGCGTCCCCGGCCATGTGGTGCTGGTCGTCCAGCGCACGTACTACGCGTCCGGCCGCCCCGTGGAGACGGCGGACGTGGTGATCCCGGCGGACCGCTACCGGGTCGCGTACCACCTCCCGGTGAAGTAG